In one window of Archocentrus centrarchus isolate MPI-CPG fArcCen1 chromosome 11, fArcCen1, whole genome shotgun sequence DNA:
- the trappc3 gene encoding trafficking protein particle complex subunit 3: MSRQSNRATDSKKMNSELFTLTYGALVTQLCKDYENDEEVNKQLDKMGYNIGVRLIEDFLARSSIGRCQDFRETADVIAKVAFKMYLGITPSVTNWSPAGDEFSLILENNPLVDFVELPDNHSALIYSNLLCGVLRGALEMVQMAVDVKFAQDTLRGDSVTEIRMKFIKRIEENLPAGDE; this comes from the exons ATGTCCAGGCAATCCAACCGTGCAACAGACAGCAAGAAGATG aACTCGGAGTTGTTCACACTGACTTATGGGGCCCTGGTCACCCAGCTTTGTAAAGACTATGAGAATGATGAGGAGGTCAATAAACAGTTGGATAAGAT GGGTTATAACATTGGCGTGCGTCTGATTGAGGACttcctggcgcgctccagcatCGGCAGGTGTCAGGATTTCCGAGAAACAGCCGATGTCATTGCTAAG gttgcatttaaaatgtacCTCGGAATCACCCCCAGTGTGACCAACTGGAGCCCTGCAGGAGATGAGTTTTCCCTTATCCTCGAGAATAATCCGCTGGTAGACTTTGTGGAGTTGCCAGATAACCACAGTGCACTAATCTACTCCAACCTTCTGTGTGGGGTCCTCAGAGGAGCCCTGGAGATG GTCCAGATGGCGGTGGACGTGAAATTTGCCCAGGACACTCTTAGAGGGGACAGTGTGACAGAAATCCGCATGAAGTTCATTAAGAGGATTGAAGAAAACCTCCCTGCGGGAGACGAGTGA